A single genomic interval of Pomacea canaliculata isolate SZHN2017 linkage group LG5, ASM307304v1, whole genome shotgun sequence harbors:
- the LOC112565075 gene encoding grpE protein homolog 1, mitochondrial-like codes for MAAVTNMWARSAARFCLLRGSNRVQFLRPFSTAADGRPADASDSVKSEETVQNAAPGAEKLEVSAAEKALIEEKSKLQEDLKELKEKYIRALAETENVRQRMNKQVDDAKLYGIQGFCKDLLEVADILGTATTSVPQEQLTDANPHLKNLFDGLKMTETQLQKVFGKHGLFKIAPSEGEKFDPNFHEALFQVPTSDKKGDTIAIVQQIGYRLHDRTLRPARVGVFKAS; via the exons ATGGCAGCGGTCACAAACATGTGGGCAAGGTCTGCAGCTCGATTTTGCTTATTAAGAGGAAGTAACAG AGTGCAGTTTCTTAGACCATTTTCAACAGCAGCAGATGGGAGGCCTGCTGATGCTAGTGACAGTGTAAAATCAGAAGAGACAGTACAGAATGCTGCACCAGGAGCAGAGAAGCTAGAAGTATCTGCAGCAGAGAAAGCTTTGATTGAAGAGAAGTCCAAACTTCAGGAGGATCTAAAGGAgctaaaa GAAAAGTACATTCGTGCTTTAGCAGAAACGGAAAACGTCCGTCAGCGAATGAACAAACAAGTAGATGATGCAAAGTTATATGGGATCCAAGGCTTTTGCAAGGATCTTCTGGAGGTTGCAGATATCTTAGGCACAGCCACTACAAGTGTTCCTCAAGAGCAACTTACTGATGCTAACCCTCACCTCAAGAATCTTTTCGATGGACTCAAAATGACAGAAACCCAGCTGCAGAAAGTTTTTGGGAAACATGGTCTCTTTAAAATAGCCCCTAGTGAGGGGGAAAAGTTTGACCCTAACTTTCATGAAGCATTGTTCCAAGTACCAACCTCAGACAAAAAGGGGGACACAATTGCCATTGTCCAGCAGATAGGTTACAGGCTGCACGACAGGACACTGAGACCAGCTAGAGTTGGAGTGTTCAAGGCTTCTTAG